The Deltaproteobacteria bacterium DNA window GCAGGCCCGTGGCATCGGTTTCAGTAAGCAGCCTGCCCAGCTTGTCATAGGTGTAGGTTGTTGACTTTCCGTTGGCGTCGGTCACCTGGGTCAGCTTGTCCACCCCGCCGCCGCAACTGCCGCAGCCGGCGGCGCTGTAACTCATGAAGGTGGCCTTATTGAGGGCGTCGATAACGGATTGGATAGAACCATCATCCCATATATGATCAGGTATAAAATTTCTGTTCGCTCTTGCCATCTCTTTCCTTAAACACCCCTTTTTACCCCCAAAATAGGCCTTCTAAGCCTATTTTCAGGCCTTTTTCAAGACCTTTTCCTTTAACTTTCAACTACTTAGCTAGGTCCGACCCCAGCACTGCCAGCGATGCGTTATGTGCCATACATGACCCGGTATAAATATCCTGTTCGCTCTTGCCATCTCTTTCCTTAAACACCCC harbors:
- a CDS encoding RHS repeat protein, translating into MARANRNFIPDHIWDDGSIQSVIDALNKATFMSYSAAGCGSCGGGVDKLTQVTDANGKSTTYTYDKLGRLLTETDATGL